The Pelagibius sp. CAU 1746 genomic sequence CAAAGCGGGCTGTAAGGAGGCGGTCATCTCTGAGCTTTCTCGGGGCGGCCCCTTCCGCGATGGCAGGGACTGCCTGCTGGTCGAGCTGCGCCTGCAGCCGGGGGCCAGCCGGGCCAAGGTTGACGGCGTCGTGGTGCTGGACGACGGCGCGGCGGTCCTGAAGCTCCGGGTCACCGAGCCGCCGGAGGGCGGCAAGGCCAACGCCGCGCTGATCAAGCTGCTGGCCAAAACCTGGAAGCTGCCGAAGTCGGCCTTGAGCCTGGTGGCCGGACAGAGCGACCGGCGCAAGACCCTGGCGGTGGCCGGCGACCCGGCGGCGCTGCGGCGGGATCTCGAAGACTGGCTGGCCGGTCTGGATTGAAGGGGCTGGATTGAAGAGCCTGGGTTGAAGGGTGGGGGCTGACGGGCCTGGACCAGCCGGCGGCGCAATCGGAAGGGTGCCGGCCGGCCGGCTCGGATGAACTGGCGCCGCCGTAACTGACAAGCAGAGGGAGTAAGCAATCGTGAGCAGCACCGCAGTTCCTGCCGGAGAGACGCAAGGGGGCGCCGCCCTCATCGACGGCAAGGCCTTCGCCGCCGGCCTGCGCGGCCGTGTCGCCGCCGCGGTCGAGAAACTGAAAGCCGAGCAGGGGCTGACCCCGGGCCTCGCCGTGGTGCTGGTGGGCGAGGATCCGGCCAGCCAGGTCTACGTGCGCTCCAAGGGCAAGCAGACCCTCGAGGCCGGCATGAACTCCTTCGAGCACAAGCTCGACGCCTCGGCCAGCCAGGAGACTCTGCTGGCCAAGGTGGCGGAGCTCAACGCCGATCCCGCCGTGCACGGCATCCTGGTGCAGCTTCCCCTGCCGCCGCAGATCGACAGCCAGACGGTGATCGCCGCCATCGACCCCGATAAGGACGTCGACGGCTTCCACGTGATCAACGCCGGGCGCTTGATGACCGGGGGCAAGGGGGCCGAGGCGCCGCTGGTGCCCTGCACGCCGCTGGGCTGCCTCATGCTGCTGAAGGACCGCCTGGGCGACCTCTCGGGCTTGAACGCCGTGGTGGTCGGCCGCTCCAACATCGTCGGCAAGCCCATGGCCCAGCTCCTCCTGGCCGAGAGTTGCACCGTCACCGTCGCCCACAGCCGCACCAAGGACCTGCCCGCCGTCTGCCGCGGCGCCGACATCCTGGTCGCCGCCGTCGGCCGCCCGGAGATGGTGAAGGGCGACTGGGTGAAGCCCGGCGCCACCGTCATCGATGTCGGCATCAACCGCATCGACGCAGGTGGCGGCAAGACCCGCCTGGTCGGCGACGTGGCCTTCGACGAGGCGGCGGCGGTCGCCGGCGCCATCACCCCGGTGCCCGGCGGCGTCGGCCCCATGACCATCGCCGTGCTGCTGGCCAACACCGTGACCGCCGCCTGCCGCCAGGCGGGCATCCCGGCGCCGGAGTTGGGTTAGACTCACTCGAACAGACCGAGAGCCACCCCCCTCCCAACCTCCCCCCATCAAGGCGGGAGGGGCAGTTGGAGCTGCCGCAGGAAAGTCATTCCCTCCCCCTTTGATGGGGGAGGGTTAGGGTGGGGGTGACAGCCTGACCGTCGAGCGTCGTTGCTGCGTTCTTCTACTTCGGCAGGCCGAGGCGGATCAGGCCCTTGATGGGGGCGTGGGGGTCCTGCGGCTCGCCGCGGCGCAGGATGACGATCCGGCCGGCGCGGGCCAGGTGCACCGCCTGCTGGCGCACGGCGTTCATGTAGCGCCGCCAGACGTCGGGCGGGTCGCTCTTCTTGCGCCGGGTTTCGGCGAAGGCACGGGCCACGTCGTCGGGGCTCACCGTATGATCAGGGCCGCCGTCCTGCAGCAGCTCCAGGATCTTCAAGGCCACCGGATCGGGCCTGGTTTCTTCGTTCTCGGTCATCGCTTCGATCTCTTTGCGGGGGCGGCTGCTTAGCATAGCCGCCGGCCCGGGGCCATATCCGAGAGGGCGATCTGCGCTGGACGGCGGCGCGGCCGCTGACCATAGTGCGGGGGATGCTCGATGCGACGAATTCCCTGGTGGCCGCCACCCTTGCCTTCGTGGGCGGCCATTTCCTGCTCTCCGCCCGGCCGATCCGCCCCTTTCTGGCGCAGCGCCTGGGTGTTCAAGGCTTCCGTCTGTCCTATTCGGCGCTCATGGGAGCGGCCCTCTTCTGGATGATCCTGTCTTACCGCAGCGCGCCCTTTCTGGCCGTCTGGACTCCGGCGCCGGCCTTCGCCTGGGTGCCGCTGCTGGTCATGCCGCTGGCGGCCGTGCTGCTGGTTGCCGGGCTCACCAGTCCGGGCCCGACCATGGTGGGCGGCGAGCGCTTTCTCGACGGCGCTCCGGGCTCGCCCGCCGTGGGCATCCTCTCCATCACCCGCCACCCCTTTCTTTGGGGGACCGGGCTCTGGGCCCTGTCGCATCTGCTGGCCAACGGCGATTTCGCTTCCATGGTGATGATGGGCGGCATTGCCGTGCTCAGCTTCGGCGGTATGCGTCACATCGACCAGCGCCGCGAGGCCGGCCTGGGCGCGGCCTGGGGGCCGATGAAGCTGACCACCAGCGTGCTGCCCTTCGGCGCCGTCCTGAGCCGCCGCACGGTGGTGGATTGGCGCGGCATCGGCTGGTGGCGCCCGCTGCTGGGCCTGGCGGTCTACGCCGCCCTGCTGCACCTCCACCGGGGCTTCATCGGGGTCTCGCCGCTGCCGCTCTGATCGTGTGAATCCGATCTATCTCAAAGGTATTGAGCAGCGTCACGAGGCCGGCGGATCGCCTTCGGCGAGTCCAGCCGACCCCGATCTGCTCCAGCGCCGCCGGGCCGGGCCGTCGCCTTCGCGCCCCGGCAATTTCCTGCAAGGCCGGCGGGCCGGCATCGGCTAGACTGGGGCCATGGCGATCGACCAGCAGACAGCCTATGCCCGCTCGGCCGGGGAACGGCAGGAGCCACCGGGAAACGCCGCGGCCCCGCGCCGGGGGGCGGATTCCGTCTGCTTCTGGCGCGAGAAGCGCTTCGACGACCTGGAGTGCCTGACGGCGCGCTTCTACCGCCATGCTTACGCCCCCCATGTGCATGACACCTTCGCGCTGGGCGTCATCGTCGGCGGCGCCGAGGCCTTCACCTACCGCGGTGTCCGTCACGTGGCGCCGGCCGGCAGCCTGGTGGCGGTCAATCCCGATGAATTGCACGACGGCGCTCCGGCCGACGAGGGCTTCGCCTACCGCATGATCTACCCCTCGGTGGCGCTGATGCAGGACATCGCCGACGAGCTGGAGGACCGCCCGGCGGGCTTCCCCGCTTTCCGCGAGGCCGTGATGGACGACCCGGAGGCCGTCGCGCTCCTCGGCGAGGCGCACGTCCTCATGGAGGCCCATGTCCAGGCGGGCGCGCACAAGCTGGCGGTCGACGAGACCTTCACCGCGGCGCTGGCCCTCATGGTCGGCCGCCACAGCGTCAGCGCGCCGCGCGCCCGCCGCCCGGGCCAGGAACCGGGGCCGATCCGCCGGGCCAGGAGCCTTATCGACGATCTTTATATGCAAGACCTGACCCTTGACGATCTGGCCGGGGCCGCGCGGCTCAGCCGCTATCATTTCCTGCGCGCCTTCCGCCGCGAGGTCGGGGTCACGCCCCACGCCTATCTGACCCATCGCAGGATCGCCGCCGCCAAGCTGCTGCTGGGCGGCGACGAGCCGCTCAGCGAAGTGGCGCTGGCCTGCGGCTTCTACGACCAGAGCCACTTCTCGCGCGCCTTCAAGGGCTGCACCGGCACCACGCCCGGCCAATACCGCCGGGGGACGCGCGCCGCCGCCTGAAGGATGCGGCGCTTCCCGGGGGCCGTGCCGGCGGCGACCGGGACGAGACGGGGTCAGACGAGCTGGCCGTGCTGGATCGGCGTGTTGCAGACCAGGAAGCGCCTCACCTCTCCACCCTCGCCAAGCGGCAGGATCAGCCGGTGCCAATGGCTGGCGGTGATCTGCGGCGGCGCCTTGTGCACCGTATAGACCGGGCAGGGCCGGGCGCGAACCGCCATGTAGCAGGCGGCGAAGAAGGTCTGCACGGTCGAGGAGGTGGCGATATCCCACACCGTCTTGCCGGTCATGTCGAAGCCGGCGACTTTCGCGATCTTGGTCCCATAGAGCGCATAGCGGAAGTCGGCCGCGCCCTGGCCGACGTCGATCAGCATGAGGTAGCCGAGCGCCCGGCGCAGTTCGAAGGGCTCGATCTTCATGACGTTCGCCACCCGGCCGACCTGAGGCAGGGTCTGCCAGTAGCGCAGGGTAAGGCGCAGTTCCTCCATCGGCAGGTCGGATTCCGCAGGGGAGCGGCGCACCTGCAGATCCTTGACCTCGAAATCCAGCGCCTTGGCGATCGCGGCCTTGCCGCGGCCTGTCGACAGATAGTGTTCGATCGCCTCTGCCACGCGCTCGACGGAGATTTCGGACATCACCATCTCTACAGCACCCCCTTGAGCCGCAAGCCGCTGCAGTTTGACCGCGATTCCAGCGAGCCTAGCGGCTATAGGGCCGGCGTCACAG encodes the following:
- a CDS encoding NnrU family protein, encoding MLDATNSLVAATLAFVGGHFLLSARPIRPFLAQRLGVQGFRLSYSALMGAALFWMILSYRSAPFLAVWTPAPAFAWVPLLVMPLAAVLLVAGLTSPGPTMVGGERFLDGAPGSPAVGILSITRHPFLWGTGLWALSHLLANGDFASMVMMGGIAVLSFGGMRHIDQRREAGLGAAWGPMKLTTSVLPFGAVLSRRTVVDWRGIGWWRPLLGLAVYAALLHLHRGFIGVSPLPL
- the folD gene encoding bifunctional methylenetetrahydrofolate dehydrogenase/methenyltetrahydrofolate cyclohydrolase FolD — protein: MSSTAVPAGETQGGAALIDGKAFAAGLRGRVAAAVEKLKAEQGLTPGLAVVLVGEDPASQVYVRSKGKQTLEAGMNSFEHKLDASASQETLLAKVAELNADPAVHGILVQLPLPPQIDSQTVIAAIDPDKDVDGFHVINAGRLMTGGKGAEAPLVPCTPLGCLMLLKDRLGDLSGLNAVVVGRSNIVGKPMAQLLLAESCTVTVAHSRTKDLPAVCRGADILVAAVGRPEMVKGDWVKPGATVIDVGINRIDAGGGKTRLVGDVAFDEAAAVAGAITPVPGGVGPMTIAVLLANTVTAACRQAGIPAPELG
- a CDS encoding AraC family transcriptional regulator, which codes for MAIDQQTAYARSAGERQEPPGNAAAPRRGADSVCFWREKRFDDLECLTARFYRHAYAPHVHDTFALGVIVGGAEAFTYRGVRHVAPAGSLVAVNPDELHDGAPADEGFAYRMIYPSVALMQDIADELEDRPAGFPAFREAVMDDPEAVALLGEAHVLMEAHVQAGAHKLAVDETFTAALALMVGRHSVSAPRARRPGQEPGPIRRARSLIDDLYMQDLTLDDLAGAARLSRYHFLRAFRREVGVTPHAYLTHRRIAAAKLLLGGDEPLSEVALACGFYDQSHFSRAFKGCTGTTPGQYRRGTRAAA
- a CDS encoding DUF167 domain-containing protein, which produces MRLQPGASRAKVDGVVVLDDGAAVLKLRVTEPPEGGKANAALIKLLAKTWKLPKSALSLVAGQSDRRKTLAVAGDPAALRRDLEDWLAGLD
- a CDS encoding PAS domain-containing protein, translated to MSEISVERVAEAIEHYLSTGRGKAAIAKALDFEVKDLQVRRSPAESDLPMEELRLTLRYWQTLPQVGRVANVMKIEPFELRRALGYLMLIDVGQGAADFRYALYGTKIAKVAGFDMTGKTVWDIATSSTVQTFFAACYMAVRARPCPVYTVHKAPPQITASHWHRLILPLGEGGEVRRFLVCNTPIQHGQLV
- a CDS encoding DUF3253 domain-containing protein, with product MTENEETRPDPVALKILELLQDGGPDHTVSPDDVARAFAETRRKKSDPPDVWRRYMNAVRQQAVHLARAGRIVILRRGEPQDPHAPIKGLIRLGLPK